In Candidatus Nomurabacteria bacterium, the following proteins share a genomic window:
- a CDS encoding V-type ATP synthase subunit D, whose product MILKVSPTRISLLNLKKELKVAKKGHKLLKDKRDGLIKKFMTIIFETRDLRQVVEERLGRAFDSYQRSSAMTSRLDQEIALLVPNAKTSLEVGVKNVMSVKIPEFKISKEGSAFSYGFTGTTGDLDNAIVKFDEVFVDIVRLAALEKTAENLAEEIEKTRRRVSALENVMIPNLEETIKFITMQLDERARDAVVSTMRVKAMIVAKEG is encoded by the coding sequence ATGATACTTAAAGTTAGCCCAACCCGAATATCGCTACTGAATCTTAAGAAAGAACTTAAGGTGGCTAAAAAGGGTCATAAACTTCTTAAAGATAAACGTGATGGTTTGATCAAAAAATTCATGACGATTATTTTTGAAACCCGCGATTTGCGCCAAGTGGTAGAAGAGAGGTTGGGACGAGCTTTTGATTCGTATCAGCGCTCAAGTGCGATGACTTCACGACTAGACCAAGAGATTGCTCTCTTGGTGCCAAATGCCAAGACCTCGCTTGAGGTTGGGGTAAAAAACGTGATGTCAGTTAAGATTCCGGAGTTTAAAATCTCTAAAGAAGGTTCTGCTTTTTCATACGGATTTACCGGAACTACCGGAGACTTGGATAATGCAATCGTGAAGTTCGATGAAGTGTTTGTCGACATCGTACGCTTAGCGGCTCTTGAGAAAACCGCTGAAAACTTAGCAGAAGAAATCGAAAAAACCCGCCGTCGTGTATCGGCTCTCGAAAACGTGATGATTCCAAACCTAGAGGAAACCATCAAGTTTATCACTATGCAACTTGATGAACGAGCTCGTGATGCCGTGGTCTCTACCATGCGTGTAAAAGCAATGATCGTCGCGAAGGAGGGGTAG